The sequence tgccTACGTTAACATGCACACGTATACGTGCGGGGACCCGATACGCTGGGCGAGGGATGTAGACGAAAAAAGATATTATGTTGGGTAcagcgacacgcacgcgtgcaaaGGGCGTGCGCCACGACGATGGCCACAGCCGAacgcgctctcgctctcgctttATGTCTGTCTCCTCTCTAGACTTTTCGGTGCACCGCGAGTCTACGCAGAGGGTGCACCGCACTCACACTCAGAACAGAACACGAGGCACGTGCGGGCACGGAAGGGCGAACCGGCAGGCGTGCGACACGCATGTCCGCCTCCGTGTCGAGGGGGACACCGGAGGACGGTCGCACAAGGCGCCGGGCAACACTCAAGCCCCACGTATGCATGTATATGCAGATTTGTACGAGACATCAGAATCTACGCATGCCCATCGCCTTGCAGCATCGCTGACCACAAGTCCGCTACCCGCAGCCCCATTCATCTCACCCTCATGTTCTTTGCTCTCACCGCGCACCATGTGGGCGCGTGAGCGCAGGCTTTCGGCGACGAGGGCAGGAGCTACAAGCAGATGGCAGGCGCGCATATGCAGGCAGACCGGGGCAGGAGCACAACGATGTCCGATGCACAAATGACATCTAAGAAATCGAAAAACCAATCAGGAAAACACTCCCGTACAGCGTGCACCCGCGACTCGCACGGATGGACAATGCCCAGAGACCCAGGCACCGGGCACGTGAGGAAAGGCAAGAAGGATATCGCCCAACTGACACCCGAGGCACACGGCCGTTTCGTCGAGATATCTGCTAGCGAGCACACAACAGGTGCGGCTCCACCCTCAGGTGTCACCGTAGCTCCCATAATCGAACGGACATCCACATCCCCATCATCCGCACTTTCAGTAGAACATATACTTACAAGAATCAACGTAGCGGCAGCCTCTACTCCTCGAAGACCGTCCGATCCGTCTAAAGTGGCCTTGCCGACAGCCGAGATGTGGAGCGCGTCTTGCTCTCCATGCTGTTCTCGCGGTTCGACACATCACCcaagcgccgcggcgtcgggTGCAAAGAGCCGGTCAGCCGCCGCTCCGGGACGTCGATCTCCACGCTCGCCTCCTTGACATCCTGATCGATCTTTCCCAGAATTCGGCGCAGTATATCgaagcgcgccgccgtctccttgTAGTTGCCGTCAACCATATTGTACATCTCCTTTATGtgctccacctcgtcgctGGCGGCCTGCGCCACAGAGCGAACTACGTAGTCACACTGCCTCACCATATCCGCTagcgccgtcgcctgcaCCTCCGTCATCCCATCCAGAGTAACGCCGTATGCTGCGCTCACGTACGCCATCAGCTGATTAATGTACGCACCCTGCTGCTCGCCCAATGTGTGCGCCACACCGAGCTGCTCCGCCAAGAACGCAATCTCTGCAGAgagtgtctcctcggtgtcggcgagcttggcggacgtctcctgcagcgtctcctcggtgtcggcaagcttggcggacgtctcctgcagtgtctcctcggtgtcggcgagcttggcggacgtctcctgcagtgtctcctcggtgtcggcgagcttggcggacgtctcctgcagcgtctcctcggtgtcggcgagcttggcggacgtctgctgcagcgtctcctcggtgtcggcaagcttggcggacgtctgctgcagcgtctcctcggtgtcggcgagcttggcggacgtctcctgcagcgtctcctcggtgtcggcgagcttggcggacgtctcctgcagtgtctcctcggtgtcggcgagcttggcggacgtctcctgcagcgtctcctcggtgtcggcgagcttggcggacgtctcctgcagtgtctcctcggtgtcggcgagcttggcggacgtctcctgcagcgtctcctcggtgtcggcaagcttggcggacgtctcctgcagcgtctcctcggtgtcggcgagcttggcggacgtctcctgcagtgtctcctcggtgtcggcgagcttggcggacgtctcctgcagcgtctcctcggtgtcggcgagcttggcggacgtctcctgcagtgtctcctcggtgtcggcgagcttggcggacgtctgctgcagcgtctcctcggtgtcggcgagcttggcggacgtctcctgcagcgtctcctcggtgtcggcgagcttggcggacgtctcctgcagcgtctcctcggtgtcggcgagcttggcggacgtctgctgcagcgtctcctcggtgtcggcaagcttggcggacgtctgctgcagcgtctcctcggtgtcagcgagcttggcggacgtctcctgcagcgtctcctcggtgtcggcgagcttggcggacgtctcctgcagcgtctcctcggtgtcggcgagcttggcggacgtctgctgcagcgtctcctcggtgtcggcgagcttggcggacgtctgctgcagcgtctcctcggtgtcggcgagcttggcggacgtctcctgcagcgtctcctcggtgtcggcgagcttggcggacgtctgctgcagcgtctcctcggtgtcggcgagcttggcggacgtctcctgcagcgtctcctcggtgtcggcgagcttggcggacgtctcctgcagcgtctcctcggtgtcggcgagcttggcggacgtctgctgcagcgtctcctcggtgtcggcgagcttggcggacgtctcctgcagcgtctcctcggtgtcggcgagcttggcggacgtctgctgcagcgtctcctcggtgtcggcgagcttggcggacgtctcctgcagcgtctcctcggtgtcagcgagcttggcggacgtctcctgcagcgtctcctcggtgtcggcgagcttggcggacgtctcctgcagcgtctcctcggtgtcggcgagcttggcggacgtctgctgcagcgtctcctcggtgtcggcgagcttggcggacgtctcctgcagcgtctcctcggtgtcggcgagcttggcggacgtctgctgcagcgtctcctcggtgtcagcgagcttggcggacgtctcctgcagcgtctcctcggtgtcggcaagcttggcggacgtctgctgcagcgtctcctcggtgtcagcgagcttggcggacgtctcctgcagtgtctcctcggtgtcggcgagcttggcggacgtctgctgcagcgtctcctcggtgtcggcgagcttggcggacgtctcctgcagtgtctcctcggtgtcagcgagcttggcggacgtctcctgcagcgtctcctcggtgtcggcgagcttggcggacgtctcctgcagcgtctcctcggtgtcagcgagcttggcggacgtctcctgcagcgtctcctcggtgtcggcaagcttggcggacgtctgctgcagcgtctcctcggtgtcggcgagcttggcggacgtctcctgcagcgtctcctcggtgtcggcgagcttggcggacgtctcctgcagcgtctcctcggtgtcggcaagcttggcggacgtctcctgcagtgtctcctcggtgtcggcgagcttggcggacgtctcctgcagcgtctcctcggtgtcggcgagcttggcggacgtctcctgcagcgtctcctcggtgtcggcgagcttggcggacgtctgctgcagcgtctcctcggtgtcagcgagcttggcggacgtctcctgcagcgtctcctcggtgtcagcgagcttggcggacgtctgctgcagcgtctcctcggtgtcggcgagcttggcggacgtctcctgcagtgtctcctcggtgtcggcgagcttggcggacgtctcctgcagcgtctcctcggtgtcagcgagcttggcggacgtctgctgcagcgtctcctcggtgtcagcgagcttggcggacgtctgctgcagcgtctcctcggtgtcagcgagcttggcggacgtctcctgcagtgtctcctcggtgtcggcgagcttggcggacgtctcctgcagcgtctcctcggtgtcagcgagcttggcggacgtctcctgcagtgtctcctcggtgtcggcgagcttggcggacgtctcctgcagcgtctcctcggtgtcagcgagcttggcggacgtctcctgcagtgtctcctcggtgtcggcgagcttggcggacgtctcctgcagtgtctcctcggtgtcagcgagcttggcggacgtctcctgcagcgtctcctcggtgtcagcgagcttggcggacgtctgctgcagcgtctcctcggtgtcggcgagcttggcggacgtctcctgcagcgtctcctcggtgtcggcgagcttggcggacgtctgctgcagcgtctcctcggtgtcagcgagcttggcggacgtctcctgcagcgtctcctcggtgtcagcgagcttggcggacgtctcctgcagcgtctcctcggtgtcggcgagcttggcggacgtctgctgcagcgtctcctcggtgtcggcgagcttggcggacgtctcctgcagcgtctcctcggtgtcggcgagcttggcggacgtctcctgcagcgtctcctcggtgtcagcgagcttggcggacgtctcctgcagcgtctcctcggtgtcggcgagcttggcggacgtctcctgcagcgtctcctcggtgtcggcgagcttggcggacgtctgctgcagcgtctcctcggtgtcggcgagcttggcggacgtctcctgcagcgtctcctcggtgtcggcgagcttggcggacgtctgctgcagcgtctcctcggtgtcggcgagcttggcggacgtctcctgcagcgtctcctcggtgtcggcgagcttggcggacgtctcctgcagcgtctcctcggtgtcggcgagcttggcggacgtctgctgcagtgtctcctcggtgtcggcgagcttggcggacgtctcctgcagcgtctcctcggtgtcggcgagcttggcggacgtctgctgcagcgtctcctcggtgtcggcgagcttggcggacgtctcctgcagcgtctcctcggtgtcggcgagcttggcggacgtctcctgcagcgtctcctcggtgtcggcgagcttggcggacgtctcctgcagcgtctcctcggtgtcggcgagcttggcggacgtctcctgcagcgtctcctcggtgtcggcaagcttggcggacgtctcctgcagcgtctcctcggtgtcggcgagcttggcggacgtctcctgcagtgtctcctcggtgtcggcaagcttagcggacgtctcctgcagcgtctcctcggtgtcggcaagcttggcggacgtctcctgcagcgtctcctcggtgtcggcgagcttggcggacgtctcctgcagcgtctcctcggtgtcggcgagcttggcggacgtctcctgcagtgtctcctcggtgtcggcgagcttggcggacgtctcctgcagcgtctcctcggtgtcagcgagcttggcggacgtctgctgcagcgtctcctcggtgtcggcgagcttggcggacgtctcctgcagcgtctcctcggtgtcggcgagcttggcggacgtctcctgcagcgtctcctcggtgtcggcgagcttggcggacgtctcctgcagtgtctcctcggtgtcggcgagcttggcggacgtctgctgcagtgtctcctcggtgtcggcgagcttggcggacgtctcctgcagcgtctcctcggtgtcggcgagcttggcggacgtctcctgcagtgtctcctcggtgtcggcgagcttggcggacgtctcctgcagtgtctcctcggtgtcggcgagcttggcggacgtctcctgcagcgtctcctcggtgtcggcgagcttggcggacgtctcctgcagcgtctcctcggtgtcggcgagcttggcggacgtctcctgcagcgtctcctcggtgtcggcgagcttggcggacgtctgctgcagcgtctcctcggtgtcagcgagcttggcggacgtctcctgcagcgtctcctcggtgtcggcaagcttggcggacgtctgctgcagcgtctcctcggtgtcggcaagcttggcggacgtctcctgcagcgtctcctcggtgctTTCCATAGCCACGGTCAGTCGCTCCACGGTAGCCCTTAGCGTCTCTTCTTCGCGCATCAGCTGCTCCTGGCGCTTCGTCAGCTCGCTCACCTGCCTCTCCGACTCCTCTAGCTGCGCCTCTACCATCGCGAGCTGCTCATCGCGCTCCTCGCTCCggttgcgcagctcctcaagctgcgcctccagctcgctgcgcacgcgctggctGGCGCAAGTGTCGGCGTCGTACTTCGCCTGTAACGCACTCAGCCGGTCCGCAAGGTCTGCGCACTCCGTCTCCTTGGCCGCgaggcgctcctgcagctccgccaccaggcgccgcagcgcagcgatcTCGTCCGTGGACGCAGCAAGCGTggcgtcgctctcgctctgcagtgcgcgcagccgcgtctcGTACCCACGCTTCATCTCCTCGAACCGCCCGGCCTCCTCGCCAAGAAGcccctccatcgcctcctcgtgctccTCCTTCATCTCCTGCATCTTCGTAttcagctcgcgcagctcgtccTCCAGCATCAGGAACTCGCCGTACAGgat is a genomic window of Leishmania mexicana MHOM/GT/2001/U1103 complete genome, chromosome 16 containing:
- a CDS encoding putative kinesin — encoded protein: MRRAETIKHNNRVNVYVRVRAFREDETSGDMGQLAVNMDDSAVEVTVPKKGRFTFGFDGCFWSNDRACPSGKPSASQEDVFEEVGRPLVENALAGYNAAVMAYGQTGSGKTYTSFGPPGSIGTSQEGLIPRVCNMIFSRAANSAQKGVTYTVSASMLEVYLEDVFDLLNHRKQLSVRNDFTSNMFSVVGQKTVPVKSYKDVLAVLNKAEPLRTFAATNIHDHSSRAHTLFMLEVQTHFDAPDLAPRCAKIMLADLAGCERIRLAGTEEGLAFEQARNINLSLLALGSCIEAVATRGRGNSRPIPEFRNSTLTKLLKDYIGGNSISTMMVTISPSERDANLSVQTLRFADRAKQITTHAHVNTVDPQQAKQDGCDLSDRWRDEYLRKKEALYAEYQLKGTIEKLLARIAELEARLRECADDELALHLTTEVETLQKALTEADYQMGLQRQILYGEFLMLEDELRELNTKMQEMKEEHEEAMEGLLGEEAGRFEEMKRGYETRLRALQSESDATLAASTDEIAALRRLVAELQERLAAKETECADPSERDANLSVQTLRFADRAKQITTHAHVNTVDPQQAKQDGCDLSDRWRDEYLRKKEALYAEYQLKGTIEKLLARIAELEARLRECADDELALHLTTEVETLQKALTEADYQMGLQRQILYGEFLMLEDELRELNTKMQEMKEEHEEAMEGLLGEEAGRFEEMKRGYETRLRALQSESDATLAASTDEIAALRRLVAELQERLAAKETECADLADRLSALQAKYDADTCASQRVRSELEAQLEELRNRSEERDEQLAMVEAQLEESERQVSELTKRQEQLMREEETLRATVERLTVAMESTEETLQETSAKLADTEETLQQTSAKLADTEETLQETSAKLADTEETLQQTSAKLADTEETLQETSAKLADTEETLQETSAKLADTEETLQETSAKLADTEETLQETSAKLADTEETLQETSAKLADTEETLQETSAKLADTEETLQQTSAKLADTEETLQETSAKLADTEETLQETSAKLADTEETLQETSAKLADTEETLQQTSAKLADTEETLQETSAKLADTEETLQETSAKLADTEETLQETSAKLADTEETLQETSAKLADTEETLQETSAKLADTEETLQETSAKLADTEETLQETSAKLADTEETLQETSAKLADTEETLQETSAKLADTEETLQETSAKLADTEETLQETSAKLADTEETLQQTSAKLADTEETLQETSAKLADTEETLQQTSAKLADTEETLQETSAKLADTEETLQETSAKLADTEETLQQTSAKLADTEETLQETSAKLADTEETLQQTSAKLADTEETLQETSAKLADTEETLQETSAKLADTEETLQETSAKLADTEETLQETSAKLADTEETLQQTSAKLADTEETLQETSAKLADTEETLQETSAKLADTEETLQQTSAKLADTEETLQETSAKLADTEETLQQTSAKLADTEETLQETSAKLADTEETLQETSAKLADTEETLQETSAKLADTEETLQETSAKLADTEETLQETSAKLADTEETLQETSAKLADTEETLQETSAKLADTEETLQQTSAKLADTEETLQQTSAKLADTEETLQETSAKLADTEETLQETSAKLADTEETLQQTSAKLADTEETLQETSAKLADTEETLQQTSAKLADTEETLQETSAKLADTEETLQETSAKLADTEETLQETSAKLADTEETLQETSAKLADTEETLQETSAKLADTEETLQQTSAKLADTEETLQETSAKLADTEETLQETSAKLADTEETLQETSAKLADTEETLQETSAKLADTEETLQQTSAKLADTEETLQETSAKLADTEETLQQTSAKLADTEETLQETSAKLADTEETLQQTSAKLADTEETLQETSAKLADTEETLQQTSAKLADTEETLQETSAKLADTEETLQETSAKLADTEETLQETSAKLADTEETLQQTSAKLADTEETLQETSAKLADTEETLQQTSAKLADTEETLQETSAKLADTEETLQETSAKLADTEETLQQTSAKLADTEETLQETSAKLADTEETLQQTSAKLADTEETLQQTSAKLADTEETLQETSAKLADTEETLQETSAKLADTEETLQQTSAKLADTEETLQQTSAKLADTEETLQETSAKLADTEETLQETSAKLADTEETLQQTSAKLADTEETLQETSAKLADTEETLQETSAKLADTEETLQETSAKLADTEETLQETSAKLADTEETLQETSAKLADTEETLQETSAKLADTEETLQETSAKLADTEETLQETSAKLADTEETLQETSAKLADTEETLQQTSAKLADTEETLQQTSAKLADTEETLQETSAKLADTEETLQETSAKLADTEETLQETSAKLADTEETLQETSAKLADTEETLSAEIAFLAEQLGVAHTLGEQQGAYINQLMAYVSAAYGVTLDGMTEVQATALADMVRQCDYVVRSVAQAASDEVEHIKEMYNMVDGNYKETAARFDILRRILGKIDQDVKEASVEIDVPERRLTGSLHPTPRRLGDVSNRENSMESKTRSTSRLSARPL